The Desmonostoc muscorum LEGE 12446 genome includes a region encoding these proteins:
- a CDS encoding SRPBCC family protein, which translates to MSQVLEQSIQINATATVVDRCITDLALMHRWLNPVLSCEPVGEVWSTDVGSKSRFIIQIPLLQPTLNSVVVERQPGLVVWEFKGFFQGRDRWECQPTQKGTLLLNRFEFDIPNPLVSWGFKTFAASWTKQDMEAQLRRLKRVAEQQN; encoded by the coding sequence ATGTCCCAAGTACTGGAACAATCAATTCAAATTAACGCTACAGCCACGGTAGTCGACCGCTGTATTACTGATTTAGCCCTCATGCACCGTTGGCTAAACCCCGTCCTTAGTTGCGAACCTGTGGGCGAAGTTTGGAGTACTGATGTAGGTAGTAAAAGCCGTTTTATCATTCAAATTCCTCTACTCCAACCTACTTTGAATAGCGTAGTTGTGGAACGACAACCGGGTTTGGTAGTCTGGGAATTTAAAGGATTTTTTCAAGGGCGCGATCGCTGGGAATGTCAACCAACACAAAAAGGAACACTCCTACTGAACCGCTTTGAGTTCGATATTCCTAACCCCTTAGTAAGTTGGGGTTTCAAAACCTTTGCCGCATCTTGGACAAAACAAGACATGGAAGCCCAACTCCGCCGCCTCAAACGAGTCGCAGAACAACAAAATTAG
- a CDS encoding SPFH domain-containing protein, with protein MKSFQSCVGTRKKNKVARFAASVVATLAIAAPASLAIAGTTNYASATPIKITTAKEITLASVQLSPAKPNITQLQTNQTQYQTAGIDPFVLIPILVVGGLVIFVPLFFGGLVVIGEREVGIVVRKFTLSGRGLPAGRLIALNGEAGLQADTLAPGWHWGYWPWQYSVRKESVVVVPQGEIALIVAADGESNPPERILGKIVDCDNYQDARKFLINGGEKGRQMGFLTAGTYRINTALFKVIMASNATAHGMTPEQLRVYSLASDKVGIVTTLDGVPISAGELAGPIIEGHDNFQNGQKFINGGGRRGLQEQTLLSGSWNLNPWFVQVEQVPMTEIPIGYVGVVISFVGKAHQDVSGAAFTHGNLVNPGHKGVWVEPLYPGKHPINSRIMKMELVPTTNIVLNWSDRTERHSYDAQLASLTVRSRDGFAFDLEVAQIIHVGALDAPKVISRVGAMQNLVDHVLEPTIGNYFRNSAQDYTVLDFLTARSERQAEAAEYIKTALRAYDVQAIDTLIGDIQPPASLMQTQTDRKIAEEERKTYEVQQMAQTQRQQLVRETALAEIQQEMVKSEQSVHIADLKAQAQIKQATGEAEGTKLRAIAEAEGIRATGNAKAETYRTGVEALGAQGYTAMQLMQIIGDRHVRLIPDVLVGSNGSNNGLVDGLLSMILWNQTAKNGEVKPTPLHPQPISQSQPTTENGIPPIIVNFPVDK; from the coding sequence ATGAAAAGTTTTCAATCTTGTGTTGGTACGCGTAAAAAAAATAAGGTAGCCCGTTTTGCAGCGTCTGTTGTAGCAACGTTGGCGATCGCTGCGCCAGCGTCTTTGGCGATCGCAGGCACTACTAATTATGCCAGTGCTACTCCCATAAAAATCACTACTGCAAAAGAAATTACTCTGGCATCAGTCCAACTGAGTCCAGCTAAACCAAATATTACCCAGTTACAAACTAATCAAACTCAGTATCAAACTGCTGGAATTGATCCTTTTGTACTGATTCCCATCCTAGTTGTCGGTGGTTTAGTGATATTTGTACCGCTGTTTTTTGGCGGACTGGTGGTGATTGGCGAACGGGAAGTTGGGATTGTTGTCAGAAAGTTTACCCTTTCTGGGCGCGGACTCCCCGCCGGAAGGTTAATTGCCCTCAACGGTGAAGCGGGCTTACAGGCAGATACTCTGGCTCCTGGTTGGCACTGGGGCTATTGGCCTTGGCAATACTCAGTTCGCAAAGAATCGGTTGTTGTTGTCCCCCAAGGTGAAATCGCTTTAATTGTGGCCGCAGATGGCGAATCCAACCCACCAGAACGCATTCTGGGCAAAATCGTCGATTGTGACAATTACCAAGATGCCCGGAAATTCCTCATCAACGGTGGCGAAAAAGGTCGCCAAATGGGTTTTCTCACGGCTGGTACTTACCGGATTAACACTGCTTTGTTTAAAGTCATCATGGCGTCAAATGCTACGGCTCATGGCATGACTCCAGAACAATTACGGGTATACAGCTTGGCATCTGACAAGGTTGGCATCGTCACTACCTTAGATGGTGTCCCAATTTCCGCTGGTGAACTGGCAGGACCGATAATTGAGGGACACGACAATTTCCAAAATGGTCAGAAATTTATTAATGGCGGTGGACGACGCGGCTTACAAGAGCAGACTTTGCTTTCTGGTTCTTGGAATTTAAATCCTTGGTTTGTCCAGGTTGAACAAGTACCGATGACGGAAATTCCCATTGGCTATGTGGGTGTGGTGATTTCTTTCGTAGGTAAAGCGCATCAAGATGTCAGCGGTGCAGCTTTCACACATGGTAACTTGGTGAATCCTGGACATAAGGGTGTATGGGTCGAACCGCTGTATCCTGGGAAGCACCCGATTAATTCTCGGATCATGAAAATGGAACTTGTGCCAACGACCAACATTGTATTAAACTGGTCAGACCGCACCGAACGTCACAGTTATGATGCTCAACTAGCATCCCTGACAGTGCGATCGCGTGATGGATTTGCCTTTGATTTGGAAGTAGCACAAATCATCCATGTGGGCGCTTTGGATGCACCCAAGGTAATTTCCCGCGTTGGTGCAATGCAAAATCTCGTAGACCATGTATTAGAACCAACTATCGGTAATTATTTCCGCAACTCAGCCCAAGATTATACAGTATTAGACTTTTTGACAGCTCGGAGTGAGCGACAAGCTGAGGCTGCTGAGTATATTAAAACAGCATTGCGGGCTTATGATGTGCAAGCGATCGATACTCTAATTGGTGATATTCAACCACCGGCGTCATTAATGCAAACACAGACAGACCGGAAAATTGCCGAAGAAGAACGCAAGACTTATGAAGTCCAGCAGATGGCGCAAACCCAACGCCAACAACTTGTTCGAGAAACAGCCCTAGCTGAAATTCAGCAAGAAATGGTGAAATCAGAACAGAGTGTGCATATAGCCGACTTGAAAGCCCAAGCCCAAATCAAGCAGGCCACAGGTGAAGCTGAGGGAACAAAACTCCGAGCAATTGCGGAGGCTGAAGGTATTCGGGCCACAGGTAACGCCAAAGCTGAAACCTACCGTACTGGTGTGGAAGCCTTGGGGGCACAAGGTTATACAGCAATGCAACTGATGCAAATTATAGGCGATCGCCATGTCCGTTTAATTCCAGATGTTCTCGTTGGCAGTAACGGCAGTAATAACGGCTTAGTAGATGGTCTACTGTCGATGATTTTATGGAATCAAACTGCTAAAAATGGTGAGGTGAAACCAACGCCTTTGCATCCACAACCGATAAGCCAAAGCCAACCAACCACAGAAAACGGTATTCCACCTATAATTGTGAACTTTCCAGTGGATAAATAA
- a CDS encoding GTP-binding protein has protein sequence MTSTLPEPHHSNSPSWEEELDSAIFSFEDIQTELNYKQAQTALRNLVTNLDLSPQEKAGLEAEINDLETMLLKLDRMVVQIAAFGMVGRGKSSLLNALVGETVFETGPLHGVTRAAQRVNWSISEEIVGETERALRVTIPGIGQSQVELIDTPGLDEVDGATRAALAEQIAKQADLILFVISGDMTKIEHIALSQLREAGKPIILVFNKVDQYPEADRIAIYHKIRDERVRELLTPLEIVMSAASPLVKTAVFRPDGTRGIQLRPGNAQVEELKLKILEILHREGKALVALNTMLYADTVNEQLIERKLMIREVNANQLIWKAVMTKALAIALNPVTVVDILSSVVIDIALILGLSKLYGFSMTEAGAVQLLQKIALSMGGIGASELLANLGLSGLKTLLGISATATGGIALAPYISVALTQGGVAGVSSYGIGQVTKVYLANGATWGPDGPKAVINRILTNLDETSILNRIKDELLHKVKLRK, from the coding sequence ATGACTTCCACATTGCCCGAACCTCATCACAGCAACTCACCCAGTTGGGAGGAAGAACTAGATAGTGCCATTTTCAGTTTTGAAGATATTCAGACGGAACTGAATTATAAACAAGCACAAACAGCGCTGCGAAATTTGGTGACTAATCTTGACCTTAGCCCCCAAGAAAAAGCGGGATTAGAGGCAGAAATTAATGATTTGGAAACCATGCTCTTAAAGTTAGACCGCATGGTGGTGCAGATTGCGGCTTTTGGCATGGTGGGACGTGGTAAGTCTTCGCTACTTAATGCCTTGGTTGGGGAAACAGTATTTGAAACTGGGCCGCTGCATGGCGTTACCCGTGCTGCCCAAAGAGTGAATTGGAGTATTAGCGAAGAAATTGTTGGAGAAACTGAACGGGCTTTGCGAGTCACTATCCCTGGTATCGGTCAATCACAGGTGGAATTAATTGATACTCCTGGATTAGATGAGGTAGATGGGGCAACCCGCGCTGCATTAGCTGAACAGATTGCCAAACAAGCGGATTTGATTTTGTTTGTCATATCCGGCGACATGACAAAAATAGAACACATCGCCCTTTCTCAGTTGCGGGAAGCAGGTAAACCGATAATTCTGGTATTTAACAAAGTAGACCAGTATCCAGAAGCCGATCGCATAGCAATTTATCACAAAATCCGCGATGAAAGGGTGCGGGAATTACTCACACCCCTAGAAATTGTCATGTCAGCAGCATCGCCATTGGTGAAAACGGCGGTTTTTCGCCCTGATGGCACTAGGGGCATACAGTTGCGTCCAGGTAATGCCCAAGTGGAGGAACTGAAGCTGAAAATTTTGGAGATTCTCCACCGTGAAGGTAAAGCTTTGGTTGCTCTCAACACTATGCTTTATGCTGACACCGTGAATGAGCAATTGATAGAGCGAAAACTGATGATTCGGGAGGTAAATGCTAATCAGTTGATTTGGAAAGCTGTGATGACGAAGGCACTGGCGATCGCTCTTAATCCCGTAACTGTGGTAGATATTCTTAGTAGTGTCGTAATTGATATCGCTTTAATTTTAGGTTTATCCAAACTCTATGGCTTCTCCATGACCGAAGCAGGAGCCGTACAATTACTACAAAAAATTGCCCTGAGTATGGGCGGCATCGGTGCTAGTGAACTCTTGGCAAACTTGGGTTTGAGTGGATTGAAAACTTTACTTGGCATCTCTGCAACCGCTACGGGTGGTATTGCCCTTGCTCCTTATATATCCGTTGCACTCACTCAAGGTGGAGTCGCTGGTGTTTCTTCTTACGGTATTGGACAAGTTACCAAGGTTTATTTAGCCAACGGGGCGACTTGGGGACCTGATGGGCCAAAAGCGGTAATTAATCGGATTTTGACAAACCTTGATGAAACTTCAATTCTCAACCGTATTAAAGATGAATTGCTCCACAAAGTAAAGCTCAGAAAGTAA
- a CDS encoding mechanosensitive ion channel, with protein MNTTWQGITQLIDIGLSMRGQQFLAQSSPSLQPSQGAVNQGVADVQGIVEQLILFMPRVLGAVAILFVGWLIAAIAATVTQKILNRTNLDNRIAAGITGRQDLPQVEKLISDLVFWSIILLTAVAVLQTLNLEIASRPLNTFLEQLIGFLPKLVGAGILLAAAWVLASVVKIVTVRLLRTFNLDERLNPQPADSAPSLNQLSLSETIGNALYWFIFLLFLVPILDTLGLREALEPVQALITKILVILPNILAAALIAAVGWFIANVVRRIVTNLLASTGIDHLGSRFGLSSTAGVQPLSSIIGTIVYILILIPVAIAALDALQIQAISQPAIAMLQQVLNAVPAIFTALAILIVAYFLGRFVADLVTSILTNLGFNNIFTVLGLTTPTRRIVISTEPTEPTPPSIPTRTPSEVAGIVTLVGIMLFATVAAVNILNIPALTALVSGILIIFGRILAGLVIFAIGLFLANLAFNIITSSGDRQAQILGQVARICIITLVSAMALQQIGVASDIVNLAFGLLLGAIAVAIALAFGLGGRDIAREQVQEWLNSFKGRN; from the coding sequence ATGAACACAACTTGGCAAGGAATAACCCAGTTGATAGATATTGGTTTATCGATGAGGGGACAGCAATTTTTGGCACAATCATCGCCCAGTCTGCAACCAAGTCAAGGAGCAGTAAACCAAGGTGTCGCTGATGTGCAAGGAATTGTTGAACAGTTAATTCTGTTTATGCCCCGTGTACTGGGAGCAGTGGCAATTTTGTTTGTAGGTTGGCTAATTGCAGCGATCGCAGCGACGGTGACGCAAAAAATTCTCAACCGCACAAACTTAGATAACCGGATTGCCGCAGGGATAACTGGTCGTCAGGATCTTCCCCAGGTGGAGAAGTTAATCTCCGACTTGGTTTTTTGGAGCATTATCTTGCTGACGGCGGTAGCTGTTTTACAAACGCTAAATCTAGAGATAGCGTCTCGACCCCTCAATACTTTTCTTGAGCAACTTATTGGCTTTTTGCCAAAGTTGGTTGGTGCTGGAATCCTTTTGGCAGCTGCCTGGGTATTAGCGAGCGTTGTCAAGATTGTTACTGTGCGTTTATTACGGACATTTAACCTCGATGAGCGCTTGAATCCTCAACCCGCAGATAGTGCGCCCAGTCTCAATCAATTGTCTCTCAGTGAAACCATTGGCAATGCTCTGTATTGGTTTATATTTTTACTGTTTCTGGTTCCGATTCTGGATACTCTCGGACTTAGGGAAGCCCTAGAACCAGTACAAGCTCTAATTACAAAGATTCTGGTAATTCTGCCAAACATTTTAGCAGCGGCGCTGATTGCCGCAGTTGGGTGGTTCATCGCTAATGTGGTGCGGCGGATTGTGACGAACTTGCTAGCAAGTACTGGTATTGACCATTTAGGTAGTCGATTTGGCTTATCTTCGACTGCGGGAGTGCAACCTCTATCAAGTATTATCGGCACAATTGTCTATATTTTGATTTTGATTCCTGTGGCGATCGCAGCGCTGGATGCTTTACAAATTCAAGCAATATCACAGCCAGCGATCGCTATGTTACAACAGGTTCTCAACGCAGTACCTGCCATCTTTACAGCTCTTGCAATTTTGATTGTTGCCTATTTCCTGGGACGGTTTGTAGCAGATTTGGTTACAAGTATCCTGACTAATTTAGGCTTTAATAACATTTTTACTGTATTGGGTCTGACAACACCTACTAGGCGAATCGTCATTTCCACAGAACCAACAGAACCAACACCTCCTTCCATTCCCACCCGTACTCCGTCGGAAGTTGCAGGCATTGTTACCTTAGTGGGTATTATGCTATTTGCAACGGTGGCGGCAGTAAATATCCTGAATATTCCAGCCTTGACAGCCTTAGTGTCTGGTATTTTGATTATATTCGGGCGGATATTGGCGGGTTTGGTAATATTTGCCATTGGTTTATTCCTGGCAAATCTGGCTTTTAACATTATTACCAGTTCTGGCGACCGTCAAGCACAGATTTTAGGACAGGTAGCGCGGATTTGTATCATTACCTTAGTCTCAGCAATGGCACTGCAACAGATTGGAGTTGCTAGTGATATTGTGAATTTAGCCTTTGGACTATTATTAGGTGCGATCGCTGTTGCTATTGCCCTAGCTTTTGGTTTAGGAGGTCGTGATATTGCCCGCGAACAAGTTCAAGAGTGGCTCAATTCTTTCAAAGGTAGAAACTAA
- a CDS encoding SirB1 family protein: MNFSLVRQYFYQEIQQSDERINLAKAALYIAQEEYPNLDPEEYINALDTMAWELQERLPQERYPLRMIQTINQYLYDDLRFSGNKIDYYDPRNSYLNDVIDRRLGIPITLALVYLEVARRIEFPMVGVGMPGHFLIRPDVPDIEIFVDAFNGGEIIFAEDCQERLSQLYQQPVTLQPEFLAVVTNRQFLARMLTNLKFIYLKQQELEKTLAAVERILLLFPDLTLELRDRGLIYYQLGYYPQAAKDLQTYLVKVPDAKDASVIRRLLGELGKGG; the protein is encoded by the coding sequence ATGAATTTCTCGTTAGTGCGACAATATTTTTATCAGGAGATTCAGCAGTCTGACGAGAGAATTAATTTAGCAAAGGCAGCTTTATATATTGCACAAGAAGAATATCCTAATTTAGACCCAGAGGAATATATCAATGCCCTTGATACAATGGCATGGGAACTGCAAGAACGCCTGCCTCAGGAGCGATATCCTTTGCGGATGATTCAAACTATTAATCAATATCTATACGATGATTTAAGATTTTCTGGTAATAAAATTGACTACTATGACCCGCGCAACAGTTATTTGAATGATGTAATTGACAGACGATTGGGGATTCCCATTACTTTAGCGTTGGTTTACTTAGAAGTTGCCCGACGGATAGAGTTTCCGATGGTGGGTGTAGGAATGCCGGGACATTTCTTGATTCGCCCAGATGTTCCAGATATAGAAATTTTCGTCGATGCGTTTAATGGTGGTGAAATAATATTTGCTGAAGATTGCCAAGAAAGACTATCTCAACTTTATCAGCAACCAGTGACGCTACAACCAGAATTTTTGGCTGTAGTAACTAATCGGCAATTTTTGGCAAGGATGCTGACAAATCTAAAATTTATTTATTTAAAACAACAAGAGTTAGAAAAAACACTAGCAGCAGTTGAACGCATTTTACTGCTGTTTCCTGATTTAACTTTAGAATTGCGCGATCGCGGTTTAATCTATTATCAACTCGGCTACTATCCTCAAGCTGCAAAAGACTTACAAACTTATTTAGTAAAAGTTCCTGATGCTAAGGATGCATCAGTGATTCGGCGGCTACTTGGCGAGTTGGGTAAGGGTGGGTAG